From one Solanum lycopersicum chromosome 12, SLM_r2.1 genomic stretch:
- the LOC101244847 gene encoding ring finger domain-containing protein, which yields MAQSILMPGRSFTMSRNQARNKETRSKNQKNPEKKIKRNPINSTISSTHEWPTTPIAKKKKNFTPFRCVGCRETSQLSVPAPIADSQSKKKKKKLRTKTLNFFDGDFDDFVVSRKPHSSKGRVDADKITPKESMQRMVTGSEDYPVLDTATLERPHSRADWFGFGHHSHFDFSEGLSEFVMLQNSFMGGRTDCPDRYRSLRLNVDNMSYEELVELGDRIGYVSTGLKENEITQCVRRTKPVSLNNFSHLHTVVEKNCSICQEEYEADDEMGKLGCGHFYHIDCIKQWLMHKNNCPVCKSVAMSTC from the exons ATGGCACAGTCCATACTCATGCCTGGAAGAAGCTTCACAATGTCCAGAAATCAAGCAAGAAACAAAGAAACCAGAAGCAAAAATCAAAAGAAcccagaaaaaaaaatcaaaagaaaccCCATAAACTCCACCATTTCTTCTACCCATGAATGGCCAACAACACCCATCgctaaaaagaagaagaatttcaCACCATTTAGGTGTGTGGGTTGCAGGGAAACTTCACAACTCTCTGTCCCTGCACCAATTGCTGATAGCCAatccaagaagaagaagaagaagctgaGAACCAAAACCCTTAATTTTTTTGATGGtgattttgatgattttgttgTTTCAAGAAAACCCCATTCTTCTAAAGGGAGAGTTGATGCTGACAAGATTACGCCCAAGGAG TCTATGCAAAGAATGGTGACAGGCTCAGAAGACTATCCTGTTCTTGATACTGCAACTCTGGAAAGGCCACACTCGCGAGCAGATTGGTTTGGATTTGGGCATCATTCTCATTTTGATTTTTCTGAAGGGCTTTCTGAG TTTGTGATGCTTCAGAATAGTTTTATGGGAGGAAGAACAGATTGTCCTGATCGATACCGAAGCTTGAGGCTTAATGTGGATAACATGTCATATGAG GAATTGGTGGAACTCGGTGATAGAATTGGATATGTGAGTACAGGATTGAAAGAAAACGAGATAACTCAATGTGTTAGGAGAACAAAGCCCGTCTCTTTGAATAATTTCTCTCATTTACACACAGTAGTGGAGAAAAATTGTAGCATTTGTCAG GAAGAATATGAGGCTGATGATGAAATGGGCAAGCTGGGTTGTGGACACTTTTATCATATCGACTGCATAAAACAGTGGCTTATGCACAAAAATAACTGTCCCGTCTGTAAATCTGTTGCCATGTCAACCTGTTGA
- the LOC101244847 gene encoding ring finger domain-containing protein isoform X2, with amino-acid sequence MAQSILMPGRSFTMSRNQARNKETRSKNQKNPEKKIKRNPINSTISSTHEWPTTPIAKKKKNFTPFRCVGCRETSQLSVPAPIADSQSKKKKKKLRTKTLNFFDGDFDDFVVSRKPHSSKGRVDADKITPKEFVMLQNSFMGGRTDCPDRYRSLRLNVDNMSYEELVELGDRIGYVSTGLKENEITQCVRRTKPVSLNNFSHLHTVVEKNCSICQEEYEADDEMGKLGCGHFYHIDCIKQWLMHKNNCPVCKSVAMSTC; translated from the exons ATGGCACAGTCCATACTCATGCCTGGAAGAAGCTTCACAATGTCCAGAAATCAAGCAAGAAACAAAGAAACCAGAAGCAAAAATCAAAAGAAcccagaaaaaaaaatcaaaagaaaccCCATAAACTCCACCATTTCTTCTACCCATGAATGGCCAACAACACCCATCgctaaaaagaagaagaatttcaCACCATTTAGGTGTGTGGGTTGCAGGGAAACTTCACAACTCTCTGTCCCTGCACCAATTGCTGATAGCCAatccaagaagaagaagaagaagctgaGAACCAAAACCCTTAATTTTTTTGATGGtgattttgatgattttgttgTTTCAAGAAAACCCCATTCTTCTAAAGGGAGAGTTGATGCTGACAAGATTACGCCCAAGGAG TTTGTGATGCTTCAGAATAGTTTTATGGGAGGAAGAACAGATTGTCCTGATCGATACCGAAGCTTGAGGCTTAATGTGGATAACATGTCATATGAG GAATTGGTGGAACTCGGTGATAGAATTGGATATGTGAGTACAGGATTGAAAGAAAACGAGATAACTCAATGTGTTAGGAGAACAAAGCCCGTCTCTTTGAATAATTTCTCTCATTTACACACAGTAGTGGAGAAAAATTGTAGCATTTGTCAG GAAGAATATGAGGCTGATGATGAAATGGGCAAGCTGGGTTGTGGACACTTTTATCATATCGACTGCATAAAACAGTGGCTTATGCACAAAAATAACTGTCCCGTCTGTAAATCTGTTGCCATGTCAACCTGTTGA
- the LOC101244847 gene encoding ring finger domain-containing protein isoform X1, which yields MAQSILMPGRSFTMSRNQARNKETRSKNQKNPEKKIKRNPINSTISSTHEWPTTPIAKKKKNFTPFRCVGCRETSQLSVPAPIADSQSKKKKKKLRTKTLNFFDGDFDDFVVSRKPHSSKGRVDADKITPKEQSMQRMVTGSEDYPVLDTATLERPHSRADWFGFGHHSHFDFSEGLSEFVMLQNSFMGGRTDCPDRYRSLRLNVDNMSYEELVELGDRIGYVSTGLKENEITQCVRRTKPVSLNNFSHLHTVVEKNCSICQEEYEADDEMGKLGCGHFYHIDCIKQWLMHKNNCPVCKSVAMSTC from the exons ATGGCACAGTCCATACTCATGCCTGGAAGAAGCTTCACAATGTCCAGAAATCAAGCAAGAAACAAAGAAACCAGAAGCAAAAATCAAAAGAAcccagaaaaaaaaatcaaaagaaaccCCATAAACTCCACCATTTCTTCTACCCATGAATGGCCAACAACACCCATCgctaaaaagaagaagaatttcaCACCATTTAGGTGTGTGGGTTGCAGGGAAACTTCACAACTCTCTGTCCCTGCACCAATTGCTGATAGCCAatccaagaagaagaagaagaagctgaGAACCAAAACCCTTAATTTTTTTGATGGtgattttgatgattttgttgTTTCAAGAAAACCCCATTCTTCTAAAGGGAGAGTTGATGCTGACAAGATTACGCCCAAGGAG CAGTCTATGCAAAGAATGGTGACAGGCTCAGAAGACTATCCTGTTCTTGATACTGCAACTCTGGAAAGGCCACACTCGCGAGCAGATTGGTTTGGATTTGGGCATCATTCTCATTTTGATTTTTCTGAAGGGCTTTCTGAG TTTGTGATGCTTCAGAATAGTTTTATGGGAGGAAGAACAGATTGTCCTGATCGATACCGAAGCTTGAGGCTTAATGTGGATAACATGTCATATGAG GAATTGGTGGAACTCGGTGATAGAATTGGATATGTGAGTACAGGATTGAAAGAAAACGAGATAACTCAATGTGTTAGGAGAACAAAGCCCGTCTCTTTGAATAATTTCTCTCATTTACACACAGTAGTGGAGAAAAATTGTAGCATTTGTCAG GAAGAATATGAGGCTGATGATGAAATGGGCAAGCTGGGTTGTGGACACTTTTATCATATCGACTGCATAAAACAGTGGCTTATGCACAAAAATAACTGTCCCGTCTGTAAATCTGTTGCCATGTCAACCTGTTGA